From Humisphaera borealis, the proteins below share one genomic window:
- a CDS encoding BamA/OMP85 family outer membrane protein: protein MPNEAVFSRPTPPKAAQVSAFASSRLTCAIQGVARGLFIAAVLAGSPVVFGQTGKPATLPARSSEVDLGISSELKGRRVEAIFIRGNTQVSSNVIGNLIRTRVGDAFDPATVSEDYQRVFGLRKFANVEAKVEPTALGVNVVFVVTEQRQITAIRTRGNVRLEESKLIGTLDIKRGEAIDSFRISLARTSIESAYKDDNYPLAHVTVDEDLLAREGVVQFNIVEGPQVRIRNIQFVGAKSFTDGKLSDQIKTNTYLFVFRPGKYSPEQIEEDVAALRRFYESKGFFDAKVGRKLVWSPDLSELQIDFLIDEGPRYVIDKVTFQRVQGDVIAPASELGVKESEIREKLKLVEGEAYDNEALQRDVREVVRAYSKKYGYIYLPGSSDPDYLRVDNKTVFRREPGKVELVYQIHEGKEFSVGNIYVKGNYKSQDKLVLRQFRDLTPGERFNSAELQDASERLRREPAFGNVSVTPIGEQPGVRDLLVEVTEQRTASFNVGAGVNSNGGIGGNLTYEQRNFDIGNWPASFGDVFSERAFTGAGQNFRASFEPGTRQTSAYLRFSEPYLFDQPFSFSNELYLRTRIREGYDDRRVGDTVSFGHRFNYETSAVVSFRGEQVNIKNIEDPKLRAPEIVDGAGKSILTSVALTLRHDTTDPGLFPTRGTITTGRVEAYGALGGDYDFYKYTLGFEAYQTVSEDLLDRKSVLGFRGNAGYIAGASPFFERFYGGGLGSIRGFKFRGVSPRSGLEEDPIGGDFFATGTVELSFPIVADQFRGVVFSDFGTVEQDFELSTFRASVGAGVRIVLPFLGSAPLALDFAYPLSKDNQDDVQYISFSFGFIQ, encoded by the coding sequence GTGCCAAACGAAGCCGTCTTCTCCCGCCCCACGCCGCCCAAAGCGGCTCAGGTTTCCGCATTCGCGTCGAGCCGACTCACCTGCGCCATTCAAGGCGTCGCCAGAGGTCTGTTTATCGCGGCCGTGCTCGCCGGCTCGCCGGTAGTGTTCGGACAGACGGGTAAACCGGCCACGCTTCCGGCCCGGTCGAGCGAAGTCGATCTGGGAATCTCGTCGGAACTCAAGGGCCGCCGTGTCGAGGCCATCTTCATCCGCGGTAACACGCAGGTTTCATCGAACGTCATCGGTAACCTCATCCGCACCCGCGTCGGCGATGCCTTCGATCCGGCGACCGTCAGTGAAGACTACCAGCGTGTATTCGGCCTGCGTAAGTTCGCCAACGTTGAAGCGAAGGTGGAACCGACGGCACTGGGCGTGAATGTCGTCTTCGTCGTGACCGAGCAGCGGCAGATCACCGCCATCAGAACCAGGGGCAACGTTCGTCTGGAAGAGTCGAAGCTGATCGGTACGCTCGATATCAAGAGGGGCGAAGCGATCGATTCGTTTCGTATCTCCCTCGCCCGCACGTCCATCGAGTCGGCGTACAAGGACGACAACTACCCCCTGGCCCACGTGACGGTCGACGAAGACCTGCTGGCCCGCGAAGGCGTCGTTCAGTTCAACATCGTCGAAGGGCCGCAGGTCCGCATTCGCAACATTCAGTTCGTCGGAGCAAAGAGCTTCACCGACGGCAAGCTGTCCGACCAGATCAAAACCAATACGTACCTCTTCGTTTTCCGACCCGGCAAGTACAGCCCGGAACAGATCGAAGAGGATGTTGCCGCGTTGCGACGCTTCTACGAGAGCAAGGGCTTTTTCGACGCCAAGGTCGGCCGAAAGCTTGTCTGGTCTCCCGACTTGAGCGAACTGCAGATTGACTTCCTCATCGACGAAGGACCCCGGTATGTCATCGATAAGGTGACGTTCCAGCGCGTTCAGGGAGATGTCATTGCCCCGGCAAGCGAGCTGGGCGTTAAGGAATCGGAGATACGCGAAAAGCTTAAGCTGGTCGAAGGGGAAGCGTACGACAACGAGGCCCTCCAGCGCGACGTCCGCGAAGTCGTCCGGGCCTACAGCAAGAAGTACGGTTACATCTACCTTCCGGGCAGCAGCGACCCGGACTATCTCCGCGTCGACAACAAAACCGTTTTCCGTCGGGAGCCGGGCAAGGTGGAACTGGTTTACCAGATCCACGAAGGCAAGGAGTTCTCGGTCGGCAATATCTACGTCAAGGGGAACTACAAGAGCCAGGACAAGCTGGTCCTGCGGCAGTTCCGCGACCTTACGCCGGGCGAGCGATTCAATTCGGCCGAGTTGCAGGACGCCTCGGAACGCCTGCGACGTGAACCCGCGTTTGGCAACGTCAGCGTAACGCCCATCGGCGAACAACCCGGGGTTCGCGACCTTCTGGTCGAGGTGACGGAGCAGCGGACGGCGTCGTTCAATGTCGGTGCCGGCGTGAACTCCAACGGCGGCATCGGCGGTAACCTAACCTACGAGCAGCGGAACTTTGATATCGGCAACTGGCCGGCCAGTTTCGGCGACGTTTTCTCGGAGCGGGCATTCACCGGCGCAGGACAGAACTTTCGCGCTTCGTTCGAACCCGGCACCCGTCAGACCAGTGCCTACCTTCGGTTCAGCGAGCCTTACCTCTTCGACCAGCCGTTCAGTTTCTCCAACGAGCTGTACCTCCGCACGCGCATCCGGGAAGGCTACGACGACCGCCGGGTGGGCGACACCGTCAGCTTCGGACACCGGTTCAACTACGAGACCAGCGCCGTGGTCAGCTTCCGCGGCGAACAGGTCAACATCAAGAACATCGAAGACCCGAAACTGCGGGCACCAGAGATCGTCGACGGCGCTGGCAAATCGATCCTGACCAGCGTCGCCCTGACACTGCGACACGACACCACTGACCCCGGCCTGTTCCCGACCCGTGGGACCATCACCACCGGCCGCGTGGAAGCCTACGGTGCCCTCGGCGGCGACTACGACTTCTACAAGTACACCCTCGGCTTCGAGGCCTACCAGACCGTTTCCGAAGATCTCCTGGACCGCAAGTCGGTCCTCGGCTTCCGTGGCAACGCCGGCTATATCGCCGGTGCCTCACCGTTCTTTGAACGGTTTTATGGCGGCGGCCTCGGCAGCATTCGTGGCTTCAAGTTCCGCGGGGTAAGCCCGCGGTCCGGCCTCGAGGAAGACCCCATCGGCGGTGACTTCTTCGCCACCGGCACCGTTGAACTCAGCTTCCCGATCGTCGCCGACCAGTTCCGCGGTGTCGTCTTCAGCGATTTTGGCACCGTCGAGCAGGATTTCGAGCTCTCCACCTTCCGCGCCAGTGTCGGTGCCGGCGTGCGAATCGTGCTTCCGTTCCTGGGCTCGGCACCCCTGGCATTGGATTTTGCCTACCCCCTGTCCAAGGACAACCAGGACGACGTCCAGTACATCAGCTTCTCCTTCGGTTTCATACAGTGA
- the yidD gene encoding membrane protein insertion efficiency factor YidD, translating into MTRVLIFLVLLYRVTLGRLLGGHCRYEPSCSQYAIDAVNKYGPLSGSWRAVKRICRCHPWGGHGHDPA; encoded by the coding sequence GTGACCCGCGTTCTGATTTTCCTCGTCCTCCTCTACCGCGTCACGCTCGGCAGGCTGCTCGGCGGGCATTGCCGGTACGAGCCGTCGTGCAGCCAGTACGCGATCGACGCGGTCAACAAATACGGCCCGCTCAGCGGAAGCTGGCGGGCCGTGAAGCGTATATGTCGTTGTCACCCGTGGGGCGGGCACGGGCATGACCCGGCGTGA
- the rnpA gene encoding ribonuclease P protein component encodes MGKTPHVRPLTPALSPEYSGEGAITRLNLPRKLHLRSKADFDSVFDARTREIRGPIAVHARPNGLTHHRFGMSVSRKVGIAAKRNVIRRRLREAYRLLQHDLPTHFDLVVVVRPHPPLMLAEYQKLLSGAMVKLHAVWGKRVPLPVPVASAKADPTISP; translated from the coding sequence GTGGGAAAGACCCCGCACGTTCGGCCCCTCACCCCAGCCCTCTCCCCTGAGTACAGTGGAGAGGGGGCAATCACCCGCCTCAACCTCCCGAGAAAGCTCCATCTCCGCTCCAAGGCGGATTTCGATTCGGTCTTTGATGCCCGAACGCGCGAGATTCGCGGGCCGATCGCCGTCCACGCCCGGCCGAACGGGTTAACGCATCACCGCTTCGGAATGAGCGTCAGCCGCAAGGTGGGCATCGCCGCCAAGCGCAACGTGATCCGCCGCCGGCTGCGCGAGGCGTATCGGCTCTTGCAGCACGACCTGCCGACGCATTTCGACCTGGTGGTTGTCGTCCGTCCGCATCCGCCGTTGATGTTGGCGGAGTATCAGAAGCTATTGAGCGGGGCGATGGTGAAGCTACATGCGGTGTGGGGGAAGCGAGTCCCCCTTCCGGTGCCCGTCGCGTCCGCCAAGGCGGACCCTACAATCTCGCCGTGA
- a CDS encoding beta-propeller domain-containing protein — protein sequence MRVTPLFVRALVVVCIASTALAQTPVSPPASPTAKQESPTGITHALLALGNATYILNADGKIAWTYPAGTRDGFVLPDGNILLALSKNKDYPSGGAIEVTRDGKVVWSFKGSQAEVNTVQKLGDGRYMVTEAGAEPRILEVDRDSKVVSQTAIAAQTKNTHLQSRMSRKLPNGNYLVPQLLDKVVREYTPAGKIVWEAKTPETPAECWPFTAIRLPNGNTLSTLTHGAMVVEFDGQGKIVWQLSNADLPTPLLKDPCGAQRLANGNTVITSYGQGKPGEVKMLEVTPDKKLVWTLRDDRKHGIHEFQILDEKGKPATDLK from the coding sequence ATGCGTGTCACCCCGTTGTTCGTCCGGGCGCTGGTTGTCGTTTGCATCGCCTCTACCGCATTGGCCCAGACGCCGGTGTCACCACCGGCGTCGCCTACGGCTAAACAGGAATCGCCCACTGGCATCACCCACGCCTTGCTGGCCCTTGGCAACGCCACCTACATCCTGAACGCCGACGGCAAGATCGCATGGACCTATCCTGCCGGAACGCGCGATGGGTTTGTCCTGCCCGACGGCAACATTCTCTTGGCGTTGAGCAAGAACAAGGATTACCCGTCGGGCGGAGCGATCGAAGTAACGCGTGACGGTAAGGTCGTCTGGTCGTTCAAAGGATCGCAGGCGGAAGTCAACACCGTTCAGAAGCTAGGCGACGGCCGCTACATGGTCACCGAGGCCGGCGCTGAGCCACGCATTCTTGAGGTCGATCGCGACAGCAAGGTTGTCAGCCAGACCGCCATTGCGGCCCAGACGAAGAACACGCATCTGCAGTCGCGGATGTCGCGCAAGCTGCCCAACGGCAACTACCTCGTGCCGCAACTGCTGGACAAGGTCGTCCGCGAGTACACCCCGGCCGGCAAGATCGTCTGGGAAGCAAAGACGCCCGAAACACCGGCCGAATGCTGGCCCTTTACGGCAATTCGCCTTCCCAACGGCAACACACTGTCCACGCTCACCCATGGCGCGATGGTCGTGGAGTTTGACGGTCAGGGAAAAATCGTCTGGCAGTTGAGCAACGCCGACCTTCCCACGCCGCTGCTGAAAGACCCGTGCGGCGCACAGCGATTGGCCAACGGCAATACCGTCATCACCAGTTACGGCCAGGGCAAGCCCGGCGAAGTCAAGATGCTGGAGGTGACGCCGGACAAGAAGCTGGTCTGGACGCTGCGTGACGACCGCAAGCACGGCATTCACGAGTTCCAGATCCTGGACGAAAAAGGGAAACCGGCCACCGACCTGAAGTAG
- a CDS encoding OmpH family outer membrane protein, producing the protein MAVSALVLTPSGAQAQSTVRVAVVNPAKVFNDAAETQALKKKFEEDQKRIQAEGTGKVEELKRLKAGRDEFRQGTDQWKAANDKLIRATADFKVWQQSEQIRAEWNQKDQMRSMFDKITQTVAKVAQRDGIDLVIADIGAKLPEDLDGVNMAQLNDAILKKTVLFVSAKQGLDITAAVQLQLDADYKSGGPPAAMVNPVAPK; encoded by the coding sequence ATGGCTGTCTCCGCGCTGGTCTTGACGCCTTCCGGCGCGCAGGCCCAGTCGACCGTGCGGGTCGCAGTGGTCAACCCGGCCAAGGTCTTCAACGACGCCGCCGAGACCCAGGCTCTGAAGAAGAAGTTTGAAGAGGACCAGAAGCGCATCCAGGCCGAAGGCACCGGCAAGGTGGAGGAGCTCAAGCGGCTCAAAGCCGGCCGGGATGAGTTCAGGCAGGGTACCGACCAGTGGAAGGCCGCCAACGACAAGCTGATTCGCGCCACCGCCGACTTCAAGGTGTGGCAGCAGTCCGAGCAGATCCGCGCCGAATGGAACCAGAAGGACCAGATGCGCTCGATGTTCGACAAGATCACCCAGACGGTCGCCAAGGTCGCCCAGCGCGACGGCATCGACCTGGTCATCGCCGACATCGGTGCCAAGCTCCCTGAAGATCTCGACGGCGTGAACATGGCGCAGCTCAATGACGCGATCCTGAAGAAGACGGTGCTTTTCGTATCCGCCAAGCAGGGCCTGGACATCACCGCCGCCGTGCAGTTGCAGCTCGATGCCGACTACAAGTCCGGCGGCCCGCCGGCTGCGATGGTCAACCCGGTCGCACCGAAGTAA
- the trxB gene encoding thioredoxin-disulfide reductase produces the protein MAEKVIIIGSGPAGWTAAIYAGRANLKPLVIEGAISEDNRLAGTLPLGQLNLTTEVENFPGFPKGIMGPELMVSMREQAEHCGATIVTEDVVDLDLSKRPFKVTDTNGDVRYADAIIIATGASANYLGLPSEERFKNRGVSACAVCDGALPRFRNKPLIVVGGGDSAAEEGSYLCKFASKVHLVYRKTKDKMRASPVMVDRITGNPKVQPEWNTVVDEVLGDDERGMTGVRLKNTQTGVTWEVEAAGMFVAIGHTPNTKFLKGQLQTDDKGFLVLKDGARTMTSVEGVFAAGDVADPIYKQAITAAGMGCKAALDAERWLEAQHG, from the coding sequence ATGGCAGAAAAAGTCATCATCATCGGTTCCGGCCCCGCCGGGTGGACGGCGGCGATTTACGCGGGCCGCGCGAATCTTAAGCCGCTCGTCATTGAGGGCGCAATCTCGGAAGACAACCGCCTGGCGGGCACGCTGCCGCTGGGCCAGCTCAACCTGACCACCGAGGTCGAGAACTTTCCCGGCTTCCCCAAGGGCATCATGGGCCCGGAGCTGATGGTCTCCATGCGGGAGCAGGCGGAGCATTGCGGGGCGACGATCGTCACCGAAGATGTCGTCGATCTGGACCTGTCGAAGCGGCCGTTCAAGGTCACCGACACCAACGGCGATGTGCGCTATGCCGACGCGATCATCATCGCGACCGGTGCCTCGGCGAACTACCTGGGACTTCCGTCGGAAGAGAGATTCAAGAACCGCGGCGTGTCGGCGTGCGCGGTCTGCGACGGCGCCCTGCCACGCTTCCGCAACAAGCCCCTCATTGTCGTCGGCGGCGGCGACTCGGCCGCCGAAGAGGGCTCCTACCTCTGCAAGTTCGCCAGCAAGGTTCACCTGGTCTACCGCAAGACCAAGGACAAGATGCGGGCCAGCCCGGTCATGGTCGATCGCATCACCGGTAACCCCAAGGTGCAGCCGGAGTGGAACACGGTCGTCGATGAAGTGCTCGGCGACGACGAGCGCGGCATGACCGGCGTCCGCCTGAAGAACACGCAGACCGGCGTGACATGGGAAGTCGAAGCGGCCGGCATGTTCGTCGCGATCGGGCATACGCCCAATACGAAGTTCCTCAAAGGCCAGCTACAGACGGATGACAAAGGCTTCCTGGTCCTCAAGGACGGCGCACGGACGATGACGAGTGTGGAAGGTGTCTTCGCTGCCGGCGACGTGGCCGACCCGATCTACAAGCAGGCCATCACCGCCGCCGGCATGGGGTGCAAAGCAGCGCTCGACGCCGAGCGCTGGCTGGAAGCGCAGCACGGATGA
- a CDS encoding FHA domain-containing protein codes for MQAVLVMFRSDGERRSFSITRDVTVIGRREDCDLRIPLGDISRKHARLIKEDGQLRLEDLGSSNGTHLNGQRIERDAVLQAGDSIQVGPVVFVLQMDGYPADDELNPITAESAAAAAMFAPSALPTAPGAPLAEDPTLDLGGYEQGGEESPAEFAEEEQYAQAGELEGLDELPAAEPNAEEFEPLSLDDAASLELEEPATDEEPLEFEESESPVPLHTPALSPAPEPEAPTDELPLALDDEEPMGLAPEEPLALADEEPLALADEEPLALADDEPLALADEEPLSLVVEENPLELADEDPLGVADDGSLELLEDPDAPQPVEEELMIDFDEPEKK; via the coding sequence ATGCAGGCTGTGCTTGTGATGTTCCGTTCCGACGGAGAGCGGCGAAGCTTCTCGATCACCCGCGACGTCACGGTCATCGGGCGTCGCGAAGATTGCGACCTGCGCATTCCCCTCGGCGATATCTCGCGTAAGCACGCGCGACTGATCAAGGAAGACGGGCAACTGCGGCTGGAAGACCTGGGCAGCTCCAACGGCACGCACCTCAACGGGCAGCGGATCGAACGCGACGCCGTGCTTCAGGCCGGCGACAGCATTCAGGTCGGGCCGGTGGTGTTCGTGCTGCAGATGGATGGTTATCCGGCCGACGACGAGCTGAACCCGATTACCGCCGAGTCCGCCGCGGCGGCGGCGATGTTCGCCCCGTCGGCGTTGCCGACGGCGCCCGGCGCACCCCTTGCAGAAGACCCAACGCTTGACCTCGGCGGGTACGAGCAGGGCGGTGAAGAGAGCCCGGCCGAGTTTGCCGAGGAAGAGCAGTACGCACAGGCCGGCGAACTGGAAGGTCTGGACGAACTTCCCGCCGCCGAGCCGAACGCCGAAGAGTTCGAGCCGCTGTCGCTCGACGACGCCGCGTCTTTGGAACTGGAAGAGCCGGCGACCGACGAAGAACCCTTGGAGTTTGAGGAAAGCGAATCGCCCGTCCCTCTGCACACGCCGGCGTTGTCGCCCGCTCCGGAACCTGAAGCGCCGACAGACGAATTGCCGCTGGCCCTCGACGACGAAGAGCCCATGGGGCTCGCCCCGGAGGAGCCGTTGGCCCTGGCTGATGAGGAACCACTCGCGCTGGCCGACGAAGAGCCGCTGGCGCTGGCCGACGATGAACCGCTGGCCTTGGCCGACGAAGAACCCCTCTCACTGGTGGTTGAAGAGAATCCGCTCGAGCTGGCTGACGAAGACCCCCTCGGCGTCGCCGACGACGGCAGCCTGGAACTGCTCGAAGATCCCGACGCGCCGCAACCGGTCGAAGAAGAGCTGATGATCGATTTTGACGAGCCCGAGAAGAAGTAG
- a CDS encoding 3-isopropylmalate dehydrogenase, translated as MNIAVMPGDGVGKEVVPEGLKVLKAASEKFGFKYTTKDFPHGAEHYLATGITLPEADLKELGSFDAILFGAVGADPRGNARIPQGLIETDILLKMRFELDQYINLRPTRLMPGVPTPLANIGPGDIDMIIVRENTEGLYCQNGGFLYKNTPHEVANQIEVTTRHGVERAIRYAFEYAKQYKRKKVTLVAKTNVLRYAHNLWMRAFEEVKKEYTGIETDYHHVDACTMYMVTKPKIYDVVVTTNMFGDIITDLGAAIQGGMGMAASGNLNPTRKYASMFEPVHGSAPDIAGKGYANPIATFLSVAMMLDFLNQPAAAAAINKACKDVVADKANHTRDLGGTASTSQVGDAVKKLVAS; from the coding sequence ATGAATATCGCGGTCATGCCCGGCGACGGCGTCGGCAAGGAAGTCGTCCCCGAAGGCCTCAAGGTTCTCAAAGCCGCCAGCGAAAAGTTCGGCTTCAAGTACACCACCAAGGACTTCCCCCACGGCGCGGAACACTACCTCGCCACTGGCATCACTCTGCCTGAGGCCGACCTGAAAGAACTCGGCTCGTTCGACGCGATCCTGTTTGGTGCCGTCGGTGCCGATCCTCGCGGCAACGCACGCATTCCCCAAGGCCTGATCGAAACCGACATCCTGCTGAAGATGCGGTTCGAACTCGACCAGTACATCAACCTGCGTCCGACCCGCCTGATGCCCGGCGTGCCGACACCGCTGGCCAACATCGGCCCCGGCGATATCGACATGATCATCGTCCGCGAGAACACCGAAGGGCTGTATTGCCAGAACGGCGGCTTTCTTTACAAGAACACGCCGCACGAAGTTGCCAACCAGATCGAAGTCACGACGCGTCACGGCGTCGAGCGGGCCATCCGCTATGCGTTCGAGTACGCGAAGCAGTACAAGCGCAAGAAAGTGACGCTGGTCGCCAAGACCAACGTATTGCGATATGCGCACAATCTCTGGATGCGGGCCTTCGAGGAAGTGAAGAAGGAATACACCGGCATCGAAACCGACTACCACCATGTCGACGCCTGCACCATGTACATGGTGACCAAGCCTAAGATTTACGACGTGGTCGTGACGACGAACATGTTCGGCGACATCATCACCGACTTGGGCGCGGCGATTCAGGGCGGCATGGGCATGGCCGCCAGCGGCAACCTCAATCCGACGCGCAAGTATGCGAGCATGTTTGAGCCCGTCCACGGCAGCGCCCCGGACATCGCCGGCAAGGGCTACGCCAACCCGATCGCGACGTTCCTGAGCGTGGCGATGATGCTGGACTTCCTGAACCAGCCGGCCGCGGCTGCAGCGATCAACAAGGCCTGCAAGGACGTGGTCGCCGACAAGGCCAACCACACGCGCGACCTCGGCGGGACCGCGAGCACGTCGCAGGTTGGTGACGCGGTGAAGAAGCTGGTGGCGTCGTAG
- a CDS encoding Uma2 family endonuclease: MLLSFQPLSPALPPVPVRRFSVAEYHRMIETGVLAEDEPVELLEGWIIPKMPRDARHDATIELTDEALSARLPTGWRVRVQSAITTDDSEPEPDLAIVRGSPRTRTHHHPGAADIAMLVEVSGTSLLLDRRDKGRLYARAGFSCYWVINLGERQVEVFTLPVAGPEALYRDLKVYAFGDDVPIRIDGMECGTVPVRDLIAD, from the coding sequence ATGCTGCTGTCGTTTCAACCACTTTCGCCCGCACTGCCGCCGGTCCCCGTTCGGCGATTCTCTGTTGCCGAGTATCATCGCATGATCGAAACGGGGGTCTTGGCCGAGGATGAGCCGGTCGAACTGCTGGAAGGGTGGATCATCCCGAAAATGCCGCGAGACGCCCGTCACGACGCCACGATCGAATTGACCGATGAAGCCTTGTCCGCTCGGCTGCCCACGGGTTGGCGTGTTCGCGTGCAGTCGGCGATCACCACCGACGACAGCGAGCCGGAGCCCGACCTGGCCATCGTCCGCGGCTCACCGCGGACGCGCACCCATCACCATCCCGGCGCTGCCGACATCGCGATGCTGGTCGAGGTCTCTGGGACGTCGCTTCTGCTGGATCGCCGCGACAAAGGACGGCTATACGCCCGGGCAGGATTCAGCTGTTACTGGGTGATCAATCTTGGCGAGCGGCAGGTGGAGGTGTTCACCCTACCAGTTGCAGGCCCTGAGGCGCTCTACCGCGACCTCAAGGTCTATGCATTTGGTGATGACGTGCCGATCAGGATCGATGGAATGGAATGTGGCACGGTTCCCGTTCGAGATTTGATCGCCGACTAG
- the lpxD gene encoding UDP-3-O-(3-hydroxymyristoyl)glucosamine N-acyltransferase, producing the protein MHKLSTIVELLGVPLPSGINGEKVIRGLNTLTRADGDELSFLATDKFVKQLPSTRAAAVLVHRKVRLAGVEVPAGVPLIVVDDADLAMAKVLGLFAPPVPRPAVGIDPLSRVAATATIGADCRIGPFVVIGERVALGERCVVHPGTFIGDDTVIGNDCELYPNVVIRERITLGNRVIVNAGSVIGTDGFGYRWDGRQHAKIPQIGTVVIEDDVEIGSCACIDRAKFDETRIGRGTKLDNLVQVGHNSRTGPHCIMAGQSALAGSVTIGTGVVLGGQSAVRDHVSFGDGAMLAGCSGAMDDVPAKQVVSGLPAIPHRQMLREQAALRDLPDLRTQVRKLQEELEALRKSLATTPVA; encoded by the coding sequence ATGCATAAACTCTCCACGATCGTCGAGCTTCTGGGCGTCCCGCTCCCCTCCGGCATTAACGGCGAGAAGGTCATCCGCGGCCTCAATACGTTGACCAGGGCCGACGGCGATGAACTGAGCTTTCTCGCCACTGACAAGTTCGTGAAGCAGCTTCCCTCAACCCGCGCCGCCGCGGTGCTGGTTCATCGAAAGGTCCGCCTGGCGGGCGTCGAAGTGCCGGCAGGCGTACCGCTGATTGTCGTTGACGACGCCGACCTGGCGATGGCCAAGGTGCTGGGCTTGTTCGCCCCGCCGGTGCCCCGCCCCGCCGTCGGCATCGACCCGCTCTCCCGCGTCGCCGCAACGGCCACCATCGGGGCCGATTGCCGAATCGGCCCGTTCGTCGTCATCGGCGAACGCGTCGCGCTCGGCGAACGCTGTGTCGTTCACCCGGGCACGTTCATCGGTGACGACACGGTCATCGGCAACGACTGCGAGCTTTACCCCAATGTCGTCATCCGGGAGCGTATCACGCTCGGCAACCGCGTCATCGTGAATGCCGGCAGTGTCATCGGCACCGACGGCTTCGGTTACCGATGGGACGGCCGACAGCACGCGAAGATTCCGCAGATCGGCACCGTCGTCATCGAAGACGATGTCGAGATCGGCTCCTGTGCCTGCATTGACCGGGCGAAGTTCGACGAAACCCGCATCGGCAGGGGAACCAAGCTCGACAATCTCGTACAGGTCGGTCACAACTCGCGCACCGGTCCTCATTGCATCATGGCCGGACAATCAGCCTTGGCCGGCAGCGTGACAATCGGCACCGGCGTTGTTCTGGGAGGCCAGAGCGCGGTACGCGATCACGTCAGCTTCGGCGACGGCGCGATGCTCGCCGGCTGCTCGGGCGCGATGGACGACGTGCCCGCCAAACAGGTCGTCAGCGGCCTGCCCGCGATCCCCCACCGACAGATGCTCCGCGAACAGGCCGCCCTCCGGGATTTACCGGACTTGCGCACCCAGGTCCGCAAGCTTCAGGAAGAGCTCGAAGCCCTCCGTAAGTCGCTCGCGACGACGCCTGTGGCTTGA